A genome region from Tolypothrix sp. PCC 7712 includes the following:
- a CDS encoding YihY/virulence factor BrkB family protein, which produces MSWRAILGLFQETFKEWSEDKASRLAAALAYYTIFSIAPLLIIVIAVVGAVFGEEAARGEIFRQIQGLVGTQGAKFIETAIQNANQPTTGTIASLISILVLLLGATGLFTELQDALNTIWEVKPKPGRGVNTMVRQRVLSFTMVLGIGFLLLVSLVISAGLSAIVAFFSNLVPGVDFLWQIVNFLLGFAITTVLFGLIFKVLPDVKITWGDVLIGASITSLLFSIGRFLLGQYLGNGSFGSTYGAAGSLVVILAWIYYAAQILFFGAEFTQVYARRYGSGITPTKHAVPLNHESSTNPGIQDSTTNQPRISSSRKQPSNLINRIMRSFTKPKGVKKRRRN; this is translated from the coding sequence ATGAGTTGGCGAGCAATTTTGGGGTTATTCCAAGAGACTTTCAAAGAATGGAGTGAGGATAAAGCCTCACGGTTAGCAGCAGCTTTAGCTTATTACACAATATTTTCCATTGCACCATTACTAATTATTGTTATTGCCGTTGTTGGTGCGGTATTTGGCGAAGAAGCCGCCAGAGGTGAAATTTTTCGCCAAATTCAAGGATTAGTTGGTACACAAGGCGCAAAATTTATTGAAACAGCTATTCAAAATGCCAACCAACCAACAACAGGAACTATCGCTTCTCTGATTAGTATCCTAGTTCTGCTATTAGGTGCTACAGGTTTATTTACCGAGTTGCAAGATGCACTCAACACCATTTGGGAAGTAAAGCCAAAACCAGGAAGAGGAGTTAACACTATGGTTCGCCAGCGTGTTTTATCATTCACTATGGTGTTAGGAATTGGCTTTTTACTATTAGTTTCTTTAGTAATTAGTGCAGGTTTGAGTGCAATAGTAGCTTTCTTTAGTAACCTAGTACCGGGTGTTGATTTTCTCTGGCAAATTGTTAACTTTCTTCTAGGTTTTGCCATCACTACAGTACTATTTGGACTCATTTTTAAAGTTTTACCAGATGTGAAAATTACTTGGGGTGATGTTTTAATAGGCGCTTCTATCACCTCACTTTTGTTTTCCATAGGTCGATTTTTGTTAGGACAATATTTAGGTAATGGTAGTTTTGGCTCAACCTATGGTGCAGCTGGTTCGCTGGTAGTAATTCTTGCGTGGATTTATTACGCTGCTCAAATTCTCTTTTTTGGTGCTGAGTTTACCCAAGTTTACGCCAGAAGATATGGCAGTGGAATTACCCCTACTAAACACGCTGTACCTCTCAATCATGAGAGTTCTACTAATCCAGGTATCCAAGATAGCACTACCAATCAGCCGAGAATATCTTCTTCCCGCAAGCAGCCTTCTAACCTGATTAATCGCATCATGCGTTCATTTACCAAACCCAAAGGTGTTAAAAAGAGAAGAAGAAATTAA
- a CDS encoding PfaD family polyunsaturated fatty acid/polyketide biosynthesis protein, protein MTTVDAPLSQHENGLGFTCYSYGQNLIWKGSPDCISFDQPGIVVKFLNLDQPCYIVNAGGRIGVTNVGYLCPLDGTVTSPIELLASIPPIKIQQLGDPSFLSSYGVKYAYGTGAMAGAIASEEMVIALGKEKILSSFGAGGLSPENLEAAINKIQQALPQGPYAFNLIHSPNEPTIERRAVDLFLKYGVRVVEASAFLDLTPNIVYYRAAGLSLNAANQIEIKNKVIAKISRREVASKFLQPAPAKILKELVQQGLITELQATLAAQVPMADDITVEADSGGHTDNRPLVCLLPSIMALRDEIQAQYHYSQPIRIGVAGGIATPQSALAAFMMGAAYVVTGSINQACVESGACEHTKKLLAQAEMADVMMAPAADMFEMGVKLQVLKRGTMFPMRAQKLYELYRAYDSIEEIPLAEREKLEKQVFRKTIAEVWEGTAAYLSQKNPEKLGKAVNNPKLKMALIFRWYLGLSSRWSSSGEKGREVDYQIWCGPAMGSFNDWVRGTYLAEPQNRKVVDVANHIMTGAAFLYRIQSLRFQGLQIPDYYSQYRPASSTLEM, encoded by the coding sequence GTGACTACTGTAGATGCGCCACTAAGTCAACACGAAAATGGACTAGGATTTACCTGCTATTCCTATGGACAAAACCTCATTTGGAAAGGTTCCCCAGATTGTATTTCTTTTGATCAACCAGGAATAGTAGTTAAATTTCTCAACTTAGATCAACCCTGTTATATTGTGAACGCCGGCGGCAGAATTGGTGTTACCAATGTGGGATATTTATGCCCCCTAGATGGGACTGTAACATCACCAATAGAACTGTTAGCATCCATTCCCCCAATTAAAATTCAACAGCTAGGTGACCCCTCTTTTCTCTCCTCTTATGGAGTGAAATATGCCTATGGAACTGGGGCAATGGCTGGCGCTATTGCTTCCGAAGAAATGGTAATTGCCCTAGGAAAAGAGAAAATTTTAAGTTCCTTTGGTGCTGGTGGTTTAAGCCCAGAAAACTTGGAAGCTGCTATCAACAAAATTCAACAAGCCTTACCCCAAGGCCCCTATGCTTTTAATTTAATTCACAGCCCTAATGAACCAACAATTGAACGCCGTGCTGTGGATTTATTCCTCAAATATGGCGTGAGAGTTGTGGAAGCTTCAGCATTTTTGGATTTAACTCCCAACATTGTTTATTATCGGGCTGCGGGATTAAGTTTGAATGCGGCCAATCAAATTGAAATCAAAAATAAAGTCATTGCTAAAATTTCTCGTAGAGAAGTAGCCAGCAAATTCCTCCAACCAGCACCAGCTAAAATCCTCAAGGAACTTGTACAACAAGGGTTAATCACCGAGTTACAAGCAACTCTAGCAGCGCAAGTGCCAATGGCGGATGATATTACTGTGGAAGCTGATTCTGGCGGACATACAGATAATCGTCCTCTGGTTTGTTTGTTACCTTCCATCATGGCTTTGAGAGATGAAATTCAAGCACAATATCATTACTCTCAACCTATTCGCATTGGGGTAGCGGGTGGAATTGCCACACCACAATCAGCTTTAGCTGCTTTTATGATGGGTGCAGCTTATGTAGTCACAGGTTCGATTAATCAAGCTTGTGTGGAATCTGGCGCTTGTGAACATACTAAAAAGTTGCTCGCCCAAGCAGAAATGGCTGATGTCATGATGGCTCCGGCTGCTGATATGTTTGAAATGGGAGTCAAATTACAAGTTCTCAAACGCGGCACCATGTTCCCAATGCGGGCGCAAAAGTTGTATGAGTTATACCGCGCTTATGACTCCATTGAAGAAATTCCTCTAGCTGAAAGAGAGAAATTAGAAAAACAAGTTTTCCGGAAAACTATTGCCGAAGTTTGGGAAGGAACAGCAGCTTATTTATCCCAAAAAAATCCGGAGAAACTGGGCAAGGCAGTTAATAATCCTAAATTGAAAATGGCATTGATTTTCCGTTGGTATTTAGGATTATCTTCCCGTTGGTCTAGTTCTGGCGAAAAGGGACGAGAAGTTGATTATCAAATTTGGTGCGGCCCGGCAATGGGTAGCTTCAATGACTGGGTACGCGGTACTTATTTAGCAGAACCTCAAAACCGCAAAGTTGTTGATGTTGCTAACCATATTATGACCGGAGCAGCATTTTTATATCGCATCCAAAGTTTGAGATTTCAAGGCTTACAAATTCCCGATTACTACAGTCAGTATCGCCCAGCTAGTTCTACATTGGAGATGTAA
- a CDS encoding SDR family NAD(P)-dependent oxidoreductase, whose amino-acid sequence MATQTPIRPSSVFLVSGGAKGITAECTIELAKKQPCKFILLGRSELLETEPEYAQNCFEEPALKKRIMENLLAQGEKPTPMSVQKIYNKIHSSREIKKTLAAIQQTGATAEYLSVDVTDTQGLKANLAAVVNRMGPITGIIHGAGNLADKLIEKKTEQDFEKVYTAKVHGLENLLDCVPAEQLQHLVLFSSVTGFYGNIGQSDYAIANEILNKSAHVMKQYYPNCHVVAINWGGWDSGMVTPELKKAFAERGIDIIPVEVGTKMLVKELNPKHHDTTQLVIGSPLVPPPAPLDSELKTHYIRRRITVAANPFLMDHVIAGYPVVPATCAMSWMINGCEEAYPGYRYFSCKDFKVLKGITFNESVASEHILQLKEIAKSDGEFIEFQTTIFSKTPAGKIHYHFTSTIKLVRELPDAPIYDAVNLTEDNIITARGKDLYQNGPSTLFHGPCFQQIQRVLNISPEKITTECYWAQITPQQQGQFPIHWHNPYATDLSTQPLWVWLSHYHNEVCLPGQLTTSEQYRAIPVDEIFYVSCDIKEKKATGLTADFILHDRAGKLYSRILGAKAVVAPMSLLQAK is encoded by the coding sequence ATGGCAACACAAACACCTATTCGTCCCTCATCAGTTTTTCTAGTTAGCGGCGGCGCTAAAGGTATCACCGCCGAATGCACAATTGAACTCGCCAAAAAACAACCTTGTAAATTCATCCTTTTGGGACGTTCCGAATTATTAGAAACCGAACCAGAATACGCGCAAAATTGCTTTGAAGAACCTGCATTAAAAAAACGCATCATGGAAAATCTTCTCGCTCAAGGTGAGAAGCCTACACCCATGAGTGTACAAAAAATTTATAACAAAATTCACTCCAGCCGGGAAATTAAAAAAACCCTCGCCGCTATTCAACAAACAGGCGCAACTGCTGAATATTTAAGCGTTGATGTCACAGATACCCAAGGGTTAAAAGCAAACTTGGCGGCTGTAGTTAACCGCATGGGGCCAATTACCGGTATCATACATGGCGCAGGCAATTTAGCTGATAAATTAATTGAAAAGAAAACCGAACAGGATTTTGAAAAGGTTTACACCGCCAAAGTTCATGGATTAGAAAACCTGTTAGATTGCGTTCCCGCAGAACAACTCCAGCATTTAGTGTTGTTCTCCTCCGTCACTGGATTTTACGGCAATATCGGTCAATCCGATTATGCGATCGCAAATGAAATTCTCAACAAATCCGCCCACGTAATGAAGCAGTACTACCCCAACTGTCACGTTGTGGCGATTAACTGGGGCGGTTGGGATAGCGGAATGGTTACCCCAGAACTGAAAAAAGCTTTTGCAGAACGGGGAATTGACATTATCCCCGTGGAAGTGGGAACCAAAATGTTAGTTAAAGAACTCAACCCCAAGCATCACGACACTACGCAACTGGTAATTGGTAGTCCTCTGGTTCCCCCACCTGCACCTTTAGATTCTGAACTGAAAACTCACTATATTCGTCGCCGCATCACAGTTGCAGCTAATCCATTTTTAATGGATCATGTGATTGCTGGTTATCCAGTAGTTCCCGCTACCTGTGCAATGTCCTGGATGATTAATGGCTGTGAAGAAGCTTACCCTGGTTATAGATATTTCAGCTGCAAAGATTTTAAGGTTTTAAAGGGAATTACCTTTAATGAATCGGTAGCCAGCGAACATATTTTGCAACTCAAAGAAATTGCCAAATCTGACGGCGAGTTTATCGAATTCCAAACCACTATTTTCAGCAAAACTCCCGCAGGTAAAATTCACTATCATTTCACTTCTACTATCAAACTGGTGCGAGAATTACCTGATGCACCTATATATGATGCAGTGAATTTGACAGAAGATAACATTATTACCGCTAGGGGTAAAGATTTATATCAAAATGGCCCATCGACATTATTTCATGGCCCATGTTTTCAACAAATCCAAAGAGTTTTAAATATTAGCCCCGAGAAAATTACTACAGAATGCTATTGGGCACAAATCACTCCCCAACAACAAGGACAATTTCCGATTCATTGGCACAATCCTTATGCTACTGACTTGAGTACCCAACCTTTATGGGTGTGGTTAAGTCATTATCATAATGAAGTTTGCTTACCTGGACAGTTAACAACTTCTGAACAGTATAGAGCAATACCAGTTGATGAAATATTTTATGTTTCTTGTGATATTAAGGAGAAAAAAGCTACTGGGTTAACTGCCGATTTTATTCTGCACGATCGCGCAGGTAAATTATACTCACGTATCCTGGGAGCCAAGGCTGTGGTTGCGCCCATGAGTTTGCTGCAAGCTAAGTAA
- a CDS encoding PfaB family protein: protein MFEQEIQSGKIAIVGMDAFFGECQDLDAFERSIYDGKQHFVPLPSQRWYGIDEKADLLKEYGLPDGKAPVGGYIQDFAIDTLTYKIPPNEVEQLNPQQLLLLTVADGALKDAGIQEGANVAVVIAAEADLSVHQLQQRWNLSWQIKDGLNAAEIALPPDKIAQLETIVKDSIHHQVEIGEYLSYIANIMASRISALWNFTGPSFTMTAVETSAFKALEVAQMLLINEEVDAVVVGAVDLAGGIENVLLRSQWGTVNTGANTLSYDQNANGWTVGEGAGAVVLKRYDTAKQNGDRIYAVIDAVSIGQAASTAVDGETINQVCQSAFQMAGIQPSEVNYVEVVASGFPEEDEAEIAGMLQAYPSVGDGLHCAIGSVKANIGHTYVASGIASLIKTALCLYHNYIPATPNWSGVKTPQVWQGSPFFVATESRPWFLHKDSTHRIAAINGIGCDGTCAHVILSDEPDQVNHSSRYLQQRPFYLFPLAADDRSALFNLLDNLQQEIEKSESLSHTASQNFVKFQQHQTAKYTLAITGRNKKELLKEIASAHKGINTAFDKGSDWQTPIGSYFTSKPLGKEAEVAYVYPAAVNSYVGIGRTLFRLFPDLQAEPFVKSLYKRVSDVEKLVFPRSLHKLSTRELETLEKKLLDDSLAMFEAEMFFTRLITTVIRDRFQVKPKYVFGYSLGETSMMVSQGVWSDFFAGSNSFNSSALFGDRLSGPKNAVREYWGLPPATDASDNNFWANYVLMTTPEKVRECLKNESRVYLTQINTPEEVLIAGEPAACQRVIKALGCNAFPAPFDHVIHCEAMRSEYAELVKLNTLPTQDIPGITFYSAAGYKPISLNSEVVAHSIATGLSQQLDFPRLVNRVYADGVKIFVEAGAGGVCSRWVSKILEGKEHITVSLNRRGMDDHPTIVKALAKLLSHRVELDISSLYDLTQETEKKNKLTQRNITLGGKSITATILSEENRQIFQNLASKTPNNTATVDYQRVNPVFNSLNTPVVIATNNQPVDDILLPTNQPEEIAEKNIMEHGLVSTEQLQSFEITTTLQKPTQPSFTPSNITRKPGQTIRMLDLNKTQYQKLNANNANLTKSHTAFLKSRQDFSQQMSEIIQLQLACAQNLLKEEA from the coding sequence ATGTTTGAACAAGAAATACAATCAGGCAAAATTGCTATTGTCGGCATGGATGCCTTTTTTGGTGAATGTCAAGATTTAGATGCTTTTGAACGTAGTATTTATGACGGCAAACAGCATTTTGTCCCCCTACCTTCTCAAAGATGGTATGGCATAGACGAGAAAGCAGATTTACTCAAAGAATACGGTTTACCAGATGGTAAAGCGCCAGTAGGCGGATATATCCAAGATTTTGCCATCGATACTTTAACTTATAAAATCCCTCCCAATGAAGTAGAACAACTCAATCCTCAACAACTGTTACTGTTAACAGTCGCAGATGGGGCGTTAAAAGATGCAGGGATTCAAGAAGGGGCAAATGTTGCTGTTGTGATTGCGGCTGAAGCAGATTTGTCTGTGCATCAACTGCAACAACGCTGGAATTTATCGTGGCAGATTAAAGATGGTTTGAATGCTGCGGAAATTGCCTTACCACCAGATAAAATTGCTCAGTTAGAAACAATAGTTAAAGATAGCATTCACCATCAAGTAGAGATTGGTGAATACCTGAGTTACATCGCCAATATTATGGCGAGTCGGATTTCTGCACTGTGGAATTTTACTGGCCCATCCTTTACGATGACGGCGGTGGAAACCTCTGCTTTCAAGGCATTGGAAGTAGCACAAATGCTACTAATAAATGAGGAAGTAGATGCGGTTGTGGTTGGTGCTGTGGATTTGGCTGGTGGGATTGAAAATGTCTTACTGCGTAGCCAATGGGGAACGGTAAATACTGGCGCTAATACCTTAAGCTACGACCAAAATGCTAACGGTTGGACAGTGGGCGAAGGTGCAGGTGCAGTTGTCCTCAAGCGTTATGATACGGCAAAACAAAATGGCGATCGCATTTATGCGGTGATTGATGCTGTTAGTATCGGTCAAGCTGCTTCTACGGCTGTAGATGGGGAGACGATTAACCAAGTCTGTCAATCGGCTTTCCAAATGGCGGGAATTCAGCCATCAGAGGTTAACTATGTAGAAGTGGTTGCTAGTGGTTTCCCAGAGGAAGATGAGGCAGAAATTGCGGGGATGCTGCAAGCTTACCCCTCTGTCGGTGATGGTCTACATTGTGCCATTGGGAGTGTTAAAGCCAATATCGGACACACCTATGTAGCATCGGGAATTGCTAGCTTAATCAAAACAGCTTTGTGTCTCTATCACAACTATATTCCGGCTACCCCTAATTGGTCTGGTGTGAAAACGCCCCAGGTTTGGCAAGGTAGTCCTTTCTTTGTCGCCACGGAATCAAGACCTTGGTTCCTCCATAAAGATAGTACCCATAGAATCGCCGCCATCAATGGTATCGGTTGTGATGGGACTTGCGCCCATGTCATCTTGTCGGATGAACCAGACCAAGTTAATCACAGTAGTAGATATCTCCAACAACGGCCTTTTTACCTGTTCCCATTAGCCGCTGATGACCGTTCAGCTTTATTCAATCTCTTAGATAATCTGCAACAAGAGATTGAGAAATCTGAGTCTCTATCTCATACAGCTAGTCAGAACTTTGTTAAATTCCAGCAGCATCAAACAGCGAAATACACCCTAGCGATTACTGGACGCAACAAAAAGGAATTACTCAAAGAAATCGCCTCAGCCCACAAAGGGATAAATACTGCCTTTGACAAGGGTAGTGATTGGCAAACACCAATAGGTAGTTATTTCACCTCTAAACCTTTGGGTAAAGAGGCTGAGGTTGCCTATGTGTATCCGGCGGCGGTGAATTCCTATGTCGGTATTGGTCGGACTCTCTTCCGCCTCTTCCCCGATTTGCAAGCTGAACCTTTCGTTAAGAGTTTGTATAAACGAGTCTCAGATGTTGAGAAACTCGTATTCCCCAGAAGCTTGCATAAGTTGTCTACTAGAGAACTAGAAACCCTAGAGAAGAAGTTGCTAGATGATTCCCTAGCAATGTTTGAAGCGGAAATGTTCTTTACCAGACTCATTACTACCGTAATTCGCGATCGCTTTCAAGTCAAACCGAAATATGTGTTTGGCTATAGCCTGGGCGAAACCAGCATGATGGTATCCCAAGGCGTTTGGAGTGATTTCTTTGCTGGTAGTAACAGCTTTAACTCCTCAGCTTTATTTGGCGACAGGTTATCAGGGCCAAAAAATGCGGTGCGTGAATATTGGGGATTACCTCCAGCCACAGACGCTTCAGATAATAACTTCTGGGCTAACTATGTACTCATGACTACCCCAGAGAAAGTTAGAGAATGTCTGAAAAATGAGAGTCGTGTATATTTAACGCAAATTAATACACCAGAAGAAGTATTAATTGCCGGTGAACCAGCAGCTTGTCAGCGCGTCATCAAAGCCCTTGGTTGCAACGCTTTCCCTGCGCCATTCGACCATGTCATCCATTGTGAAGCCATGCGATCGGAGTACGCAGAGTTAGTTAAACTGAATACATTACCAACTCAAGACATACCCGGAATCACCTTCTATTCTGCGGCTGGCTATAAACCTATCTCCCTGAACAGTGAAGTAGTAGCCCACAGTATCGCCACCGGACTGAGTCAACAACTAGATTTTCCGCGCTTAGTGAACCGCGTTTACGCCGATGGAGTCAAAATCTTTGTCGAAGCTGGTGCTGGCGGTGTTTGTTCTCGCTGGGTAAGCAAAATTCTCGAAGGGAAAGAACATATCACCGTCTCCCTCAATCGTCGAGGTATGGATGACCATCCTACGATAGTTAAAGCCCTAGCTAAATTGCTCAGTCATCGAGTTGAGTTAGACATATCATCTCTTTACGACCTCACCCAAGAAACTGAGAAGAAAAATAAATTAACCCAACGAAATATTACCTTGGGTGGTAAGTCAATTACGGCTACTATCTTAAGCGAAGAAAATCGCCAAATCTTCCAAAATTTAGCTAGCAAAACCCCAAACAACACCGCTACGGTTGATTATCAAAGAGTAAATCCAGTATTCAATTCACTGAATACTCCAGTGGTAATTGCTACCAATAATCAACCCGTTGATGATATTTTACTGCCCACAAATCAACCAGAAGAAATCGCAGAGAAAAATATCATGGAACACGGTTTAGTCTCAACGGAACAATTACAATCCTTTGAGATAACTACCACTCTCCAAAAACCAACACAGCCCAGCTTTACTCCATCAAATATAACTCGTAAACCCGGCCAAACTATCCGTATGCTCGATTTAAATAAGACTCAATATCAAAAGCTCAATGCTAACAATGCCAATTTGACTAAATCTCATACAGCTTTCTTAAAATCTCGACAAGATTTTAGTCAGCAAATGAGCGAAATCATTCAATTGCAATTAGCTTGCGCTCAAAACTTACTGAAGGAAGAAGCTTAA
- a CDS encoding polyketide synthase, whose amino-acid sequence MEKIAIIGLSCLFPDANNPEQFWQNLTNEKDATSATTVADLGVDPTIFYDPIKGKPEKIYFLQGGFIRNFQFDPSEYNLPAELVESLDNSMKWSLYAAKQAIQSSGYWGNRQVLSKCGVILGTLSLPTKKSNQLFAPIYQQTINPAIAELVQDENFRLAALPTKTKASPYNAMITGFPAALVSQAFSLSGNHFCIDAACSSSFYAIKLASYYLRSRKADVMLAGAMSCVDPLFLRMLFSGIQGYPENGISRPLDKSSRGLITSDGIGMVMLKRYSDAVRDGDKILATIAGNGLSNDGKGKHLLSPNSRGQILAFERAYQEAQISPKDIDYIECHATGTLLGDTTEFNSVETFFGEHQASPLVGSAKSNVGHLLVAAGMVGLAKTIHSMNAGVIPATINVNEPMGTENSVISSNNIVRTATKWPNNSPVKRAALSAFGFGGTNSHLILEKQDEV is encoded by the coding sequence GTGGAGAAAATAGCAATTATCGGGTTATCTTGCCTCTTTCCTGATGCCAATAATCCTGAGCAGTTTTGGCAAAACCTGACAAATGAGAAAGATGCAACTTCAGCTACTACTGTTGCAGATTTGGGTGTAGATCCCACAATATTTTACGATCCAATTAAGGGAAAACCGGAAAAAATTTATTTTCTCCAAGGTGGATTTATTCGTAATTTCCAATTTGACCCCAGCGAATACAATTTACCTGCGGAATTGGTAGAAAGTTTGGATAATTCCATGAAATGGTCGCTATATGCAGCTAAACAAGCGATTCAGAGTAGCGGCTATTGGGGAAATCGCCAAGTTCTCTCAAAATGTGGGGTAATTCTGGGGACTTTATCCTTACCCACCAAGAAGTCTAATCAATTGTTTGCTCCAATTTACCAGCAAACAATTAACCCTGCGATCGCAGAACTTGTACAAGATGAAAATTTCCGGTTGGCTGCGTTACCAACAAAGACGAAGGCTTCCCCGTATAATGCGATGATAACCGGCTTTCCCGCCGCGCTCGTCTCCCAAGCCTTTTCTTTATCCGGTAATCATTTTTGTATAGACGCGGCTTGCTCGTCATCATTTTATGCGATTAAGCTAGCCTCTTACTATTTGCGATCGCGTAAAGCTGATGTCATGTTAGCAGGGGCGATGAGTTGTGTCGATCCGCTATTTTTACGAATGCTATTTTCGGGTATTCAAGGTTATCCCGAAAATGGAATTAGCCGTCCTTTAGATAAGTCTTCTCGCGGCTTAATTACATCCGATGGTATTGGGATGGTAATGCTGAAACGTTACAGCGATGCTGTGAGAGATGGTGATAAAATTCTTGCCACCATTGCTGGTAATGGACTTTCTAATGATGGCAAAGGTAAGCATTTATTAAGTCCCAATTCTAGAGGACAAATTCTCGCTTTTGAACGGGCATATCAAGAAGCACAAATCAGCCCGAAAGATATTGATTATATAGAATGTCATGCGACAGGCACATTATTAGGAGATACCACAGAATTTAACTCTGTAGAAACTTTCTTTGGCGAACACCAAGCATCGCCTTTAGTCGGTTCTGCAAAATCGAATGTCGGTCACTTATTAGTAGCGGCTGGTATGGTTGGTTTGGCAAAAACTATTCATAGCATGAATGCGGGTGTAATTCCAGCCACGATTAATGTTAATGAACCGATGGGGACGGAAAACAGTGTCATTTCTAGCAACAATATTGTGAGAACAGCGACGAAATGGCCTAATAATTCGCCTGTGAAACGTGCAGCTTTAAGTGCTTTTGGTTTTGGCGGAACCAATTCACATTTGATTTTGGAAAAGCAGGATGAAGTTTAA
- a CDS encoding thioester reductase domain-containing protein yields the protein MNSKHSYSAADIQAWLVANLAELLGVETDEIDVNEHLENYGLDSAQAMILVSKLEKMLGFQPSPLLLWHYPNIAALSQRLAEDLPEDAVVQDTNNAPANAPLPALDLNAEVVLDPTIRPDALPPVTITEPKNIFLTGGTGYLGAFIIRELLQQTNANIYCLVRAANAQEGQSKLAKNLESYAIWDEKYKSRIIPVVGDLALPLLGMGAEQFQILAANIDTIYHSGALLNYVFPYSALKAANVLGTQEVLRLASQIKLKPVHYVSSVAVFESPAYAGKVVKEQDDFAHWEGIFLGYSQTKWVAEKLVKIARDRGLPVTIHRPPLISGDSQTGICNTHDFINLMVKGCLQMGYFPDVEYMMDMSPVDYVSKAIVYLSMQPSSIGKAFHLQHPQPAPLSTLIKWVQSFGYPVKAIPYDQWQAELINNVSSTDNPLYTLRPFLLERWSDEQLTIPDLYLQARRPHISCEETLKALEGSSIVCPPISSEMFMTYTAYLIQTGFLNVA from the coding sequence ATGAATTCAAAACATTCTTATAGTGCCGCAGATATTCAAGCCTGGCTGGTTGCTAATCTGGCTGAGTTACTAGGGGTAGAAACTGACGAGATAGATGTCAACGAACATTTAGAAAACTACGGTTTGGATTCAGCCCAAGCAATGATTCTCGTCAGCAAATTAGAGAAAATGCTGGGCTTCCAACCTTCGCCTTTGCTGTTGTGGCATTATCCCAATATTGCTGCTCTTTCTCAGCGTTTAGCAGAAGATTTACCCGAAGATGCAGTAGTTCAAGACACAAATAATGCCCCTGCGAATGCTCCTCTCCCGGCTTTAGATTTAAACGCCGAGGTAGTTCTTGACCCCACAATTCGCCCTGACGCTTTACCTCCAGTTACAATTACTGAACCAAAAAACATCTTTTTAACTGGTGGTACAGGTTATTTAGGTGCATTTATTATTCGGGAATTGTTGCAGCAAACTAATGCCAATATATATTGCTTAGTCCGGGCTGCTAACGCTCAAGAAGGTCAGAGCAAATTAGCAAAAAATCTCGAATCTTACGCAATTTGGGATGAAAAATATAAGTCGAGAATTATCCCAGTTGTAGGGGATTTAGCTCTCCCATTATTGGGTATGGGCGCAGAACAGTTCCAAATTTTAGCTGCTAATATTGACACCATTTATCATAGTGGTGCTTTGCTGAATTATGTTTTCCCCTATTCAGCATTGAAAGCAGCTAATGTGTTAGGAACTCAAGAAGTATTGAGATTAGCTAGTCAAATCAAACTCAAGCCTGTACATTACGTTTCTAGTGTGGCGGTGTTTGAATCACCTGCTTATGCTGGTAAGGTAGTGAAAGAGCAAGATGACTTCGCGCATTGGGAAGGAATTTTCCTTGGTTATTCCCAAACAAAATGGGTAGCTGAGAAGTTAGTGAAAATTGCCCGTGACAGAGGTTTACCTGTAACTATCCACAGACCACCATTAATTTCTGGAGATAGCCAAACAGGTATTTGTAACACCCATGACTTTATCAACTTGATGGTCAAAGGCTGTCTGCAAATGGGATATTTCCCAGATGTAGAATACATGATGGATATGTCTCCTGTAGATTATGTTAGCAAGGCGATTGTTTATCTCTCAATGCAGCCTTCATCTATAGGTAAAGCATTCCATTTACAACATCCTCAACCAGCGCCTTTAAGCACCTTAATTAAGTGGGTACAATCCTTCGGTTATCCTGTGAAGGCGATTCCTTACGACCAATGGCAAGCAGAGTTAATTAATAATGTCTCTTCTACGGACAATCCTTTATATACTCTACGGCCATTTTTGTTAGAACGCTGGTCTGATGAACAATTAACAATTCCCGATTTGTATCTACAAGCCAGAAGACCTCATATTAGCTGCGAGGAAACTCTCAAAGCATTAGAAGGTAGTTCTATTGTTTGTCCGCCAATTAGTTCGGAAATGTTTATGACCTATACTGCTTATTTGATTCAGACTGGTTTTCTGAATGTTGCATAA